AGTCGCCGTTCATGTTCGTCCCCCTTTAAGTTTCAAAGATAATTTTAGCTTCTCCGGGGCCGACCTGCAATTGGTTGTAAGCGGCGGCTTTGATCGCCAGGGTGATCTGGTGCCGGGCCGGGTCGATCTTTTCCCCGGAAACCTCGGCTTCCAGGCCGGTGTCGGAGAGCGCCTTGACCTGGAATTTCCGGAAGAGCATTTTTCGGGAATCCTTGAGAGCGATCAGCTCGTTCAGCCAGTTAGCCAGCAGCGACCCGAAGTCGTCTCCCTTGACCTTAAGACTGATCAGCTGCTTGGGCGAGACCGACTCCAGGTCGGCCATCAGCGAAAAGAGGCCGTAAGCGGCATTCTCAAAGAGCTCTTTGCGCTGTTTGCCGTAGGTGACGATGCCAAGCGGGTTCTCGACCCGCTTAAATCTTAAAGCTGCCATGCTTCTTGAAGTGCTCGACGAGCCCGCCGTCGGCGAGGAGCGTTTGCATGGTTTTGGGGAGCGGCGAGATCTTGATCTCTTGCCCTTTGGTCTTGTTGCGGATCACGCCGGCGTCAAAGTCGACCTCCAGCTCGTCCCCCTCGGCGATCCCGTCG
This window of the Candidatus Margulisiibacteriota bacterium genome carries:
- a CDS encoding archease, which translates into the protein MAALRFKRVENPLGIVTYGKQRKELFENAAYGLFSLMADLESVSPKQLISLKVKGDDFGSLLANWLNELIALKDSRKMLFRKFQVKALSDTGLEAEVSGEKIDPARHQITLAIKAAAYNQLQVGPGEAKIIFET